In one Fusarium falciforme chromosome 5, complete sequence genomic region, the following are encoded:
- a CDS encoding 60S ribosomal protein L18-B, which translates to MGIDLNSHHVKGTHRSAPKSDNVYLKLLVKLYRFLARRTDASFNKVVLRRLFTSKINRPPVSLSRIVANINKEGEKRTVVIVGTVTDDNRLLEFPKVSVAALRFTSTARARITAAGGEAITLDQLALRAPTGGNTLILRGPKNAREAVKHFGFGPHKHKKPKIQSKGRKFERARGRRRSRGFKV; encoded by the exons ATGG GTATCGATCTGAACAGCCACCACGTGAAGGGCACTCACCGCAGTGCCCCCAAGAGCGATAACGTCTACCTCAAGCTCTTGGTGAAGCTCTACCGCTTCCTGGCTC GCCGAACTGACGCCTCCTTCAACAAGGTTGTTCTCCGACGTCTCTTTACGTCCAAGATCAACCGCCCTCCCGTTTCCCTGTCCCGAATTGtcgccaacatcaacaaggagGGTGAGAAGCGAACCGTCGTTATCGTCGGCACCGTCACCGATGACAACAGACTCCTCGAGTTCCCCAAGGTGTCCGTCGCTGCCCTGCGATTCACCTCCACCGCCCGCGCCCGCATTACTGCTGCCGGTGGTGAGGCCATCACCCTGGATCAGCTTGCTCTCCGTGCCCCTACCGGTGGCAACACCCTGATCCTCCGTGGCCCCAAGAACGCCCGTGAGGCCGTCAAGCACTTCGGCTTCGGCCCCCACAAGCACAAG AAGCCCAAGATCCAGTCCAAGGGCCGCAAGTTCGAGCGTGCTCGTGGCCGAAGACGTTCGCGCGGTTTCAAGGTCTAA
- a CDS encoding RRM domain-containing protein, which yields MSRGGTTLYVTGFSHGTRARDLAYEFERYGRLVRCDIPAPRSTSSRLFAFVEYEDRRDADDAYHEMHNKRIGRDDILKIEWARTPPSASWRFESGRDRDRRGGGRSPRRGRSPSPRRSTREYSPRKDERRDRDRDYDRDSRRDRDRSRSPDHRDRERDSKDERDDRDRRENGVNGDERKPLDSPPPAHDDLDVAE from the exons ATGTCTCGCGGTGGCACCACTCTCTACGTGACCGGCTTTAGCCACGGCACCCGCGCTCGCGACCTTGCCTACGAGTTCGAACG CTATGGTCGCCTTGTGCGTTGCGACATTCCAGCTCCTAGGTCGACGTCTAGCCGTCT CTTCGCATTTGTCGAGTACGAGGATCGTCGCGATGCCGATGATGCTTACCACGAGATGCACAACAAGCGCATTGGCCGTGACGACATCCTGAAGATCGAG TGGGCCCGCACTCCTCCTTCCGCATCCTGGCGTTTCGAGTCCGGTCGCGACCGGGACCGTCGTGGTGGTGGCCGCTCTCCCCGACGGGGACGTTCGCCCTCCCCTCGTCGCAGCACCCGCGAATACTCGCCTCGCAAAGACGAGCGACGTGACCGAGACCGCGACTACGACCGAGACAGCCGCCGCGATCGGGACCGCTCCCGCAGCCCCGACCACCG GGACCGTGAGCGTGATTCCAAGGATGAGCGCGATGACCGTGACCGAAGGGAGAACGGTGTTAACGGCGACGAGCGAAAGC CCCTGGACAGCCCCCCTCCTGCCCATGACGATCTCGATGTCGCCGAGTAA
- a CDS encoding O-acyltransferase, with protein sequence MASPLTPGDAPLSGRGAGAAGKSPRTPSPTIQRPPPRSLGDALRAAGMTIDGPSTGPGSETPSEEDYEENIRPTLAEPHVVRQRYTRRGRQRAETPSFSAVDFKGINKDASLRFSRRDSGIHIVPDDDKSLQQLLKASSQWTQDASPKRRPRKFADLVFTRQFSAFDRQNPSSVNSPFHGFYTLFWLAVTLYVLKISVENWQVYGNILGTSDIVETMFHRDVILLLISDGIMCALTAVTWLIQRCVFANYLNWDGAGWVIQHIWQTLFIAGVVGLTLWRDWPWTHTVFFVLHGIVMLMKQHSYSFYNGHLSTVYKSRMALSKKLKQLDLVHPATTPSQTEPPASAISTQHLNAPPSAEQRRKSISGHQNTEESDIDKISRAIASGEPLDDEQIVLFERIMKWEIDALSDELKGTASTVDKAYPHNISFIDHYKWIPLPTLVYELEYPRSDSISWTYVFEKVAAMIGVLFVMIQVSQHSMYPVVMKTVEMKENGVPLWERFQQFPWLLSELVFPFMMEYLLAWYLIWETILNILAELTYFADRSFYDAWWNSVSWDQFARDWNRPVHIFLLRHVYHSSISSLKVNKHTATLITFFLSACVHELVMWCLFKKLRGYLLFLQMCQLPVTGETEPH encoded by the exons ATGGCCTCCCCTCTCACTCCCGGGGATGCCCCGCTCTCCGGCCGGGGAGCCGGGGCTGCCGGCAAAAGCCCCAGAACACCGTCGCCGACCATTCAACGACCACCGCCGAGGTCGCTTGGGGATGCGCTGCGGGCTGCTGGAATGACCATTGATGGACCCAGTACAGGGCCCGGTTCAGAAACCCCAAGCGAAGAAGATTACGAAGAGAATATTCGACCAACCCTGGCAGAGCCACACGTTGTCCGACAACGTTACACCCGTCGCGGTCGGCAACGAGCAGAAACACCAAGTTTCTCAGCCGTTGATTTCAAAGGCATCAATAAAGATGCGAGTTTGCGATTCTCTCGCCGTGACTCTGGTATTCATATCGTCCCAGATGACGATAAGAGCCTGCAGCAGTTGTTGAAGGCGAGCTCTCAATGGACACAAGATGCCAGCCCAAAGCGTCGCCCGCGCAAGTTTGCCGATCTCGTCTTTACTCGCCAGTTCTCGGCGTTTGACCGTCAAAATCCATCCTCAGTCAACAGCCCATTCCATGGCTTTTACACGCTTTTCTGGCTTGCTGTCACACTCTACGTCTTGAAGATCTCGGTAGAAAACTGGCAGGTCTATGGAAACATTTTGGGGACCAGTGACATCGTGGAGACCATGTTCCATCGAGATG TGATTCTGCTTCTGATTTCTGATGGCATCATGTGTGCACTCACAGCGGTCACTTGGCTCATCCAACGATGCGTGTTTGCTAACTACCTGAACTGGGACGGAGCTGGATGGGTCATTCAACAC ATATGGCAAACTCTCTTCATCGCTGGTGTAGTTGGGTTGACACTGTGGCGCGATTGGCCATGGACTCATACCGTCTTCTTCGTCCTGCACGGCATTGTCATGTTGATGAAGCAGCACTCTTACTCTTTCTATAACGGCCATCTATCTACAGTCTACAAGAGCCGTATGGCTCTTTCGAAGAAGCTTAAACAACTCGACCTTGTACACCCAGCGACAACTCCTTCACAGACCGAGCCCCCCGCATCCGCCATTTCAACACAACATTTGAATGCTCCCCCATCTGCCGAACAACGCCGAAAGTCCATCTCGGGACACCAAAATACAGAGGAAAGTGACATTGATAAGATATCACGGGCTATCGCGTCAGGCGAGCCCCTGGATGATGAACAAATTGTCCTGTTTGAGCGCATCATGAAATGGGAGATTGATGCCTTGTCCGATGAGCTCAAGGGCACCGCCAGCACAGTCGATAAAGCATACCCGCACAATATCTCCTTTATTGATCATTACAAATGGATCCCGCTTCCGACATTGGTGTACGAGCTCGAGTACCCGCGGTCAGACTCCATCAGCTGGACCTATGTGTTTGAGAAGGTTGCAGCGATGATTGGCGTTCTTTTTGTCATGATCCAAGTCTCTCAGCATTCCATGT ATCCTGTCGTCATGAAGACAGTAGAAATGAAGGAGAACGGCGTGCCCCTCTGGGAAAGATTTCAGCAGTTTCCCTGGCTCCTCAGTGAACTGGTATTCCCATTTATGATGGAGTATCTG CTTGCTTGGTACCTCATTTGGGAGACTATCCTGAATATTCTGGCCGAGTTGACCTACTTTGCCGACCGAAGCTTCTACGATGCCTGGTGGAACAGCG TATCATGGGACCAGTTCGCCCGTGACTGGAATCGACCAGTCCACATCTTCCTTCTCAGACACGTCTATCACAGCTCCATATCTTCTTTGAAGGTCAACAAGCACACTGCCACTCTTATCACATTCTTTTTGTCAGCATGTGTTCATGAACTGGTCATGTGGTGCTTGTTCAAGAAGTTGAGAGGCTACCTCTTGTTCCTCC
- a CDS encoding FtsJ domain-containing protein — protein MNSRLTPCVVGVGGLANLQFSLARATGCPARWSSSGSRWKQRQGRDAYAKNAKVQGLKSRAAFKLLEMDAKYRLFKNNGQTVVDLGYAPGSWSQVAVDRTRPHGRVIGIDLIPAQPPQGVATFQGDFLSPNVQEMVKNFILDTHKRPPPLQHEAGPSASDEVEASEIDRPSYIDMERHASSESGSSEASESGTSSQRLVDVVLSDMSAPWDQTSGFYVNSLSNPYHRLMNTSGNAFRDHAGSMDLCAAALQFASDTLKSGGHFVCKFYQGPEDKEFEKKLKTLFAKVFREKPESSRKESRESYFVGLRRKPGVVIEPPSHMDE, from the exons ATGAACAGTCGGCTCACGCCATGCGTCGTAGGTGTTGGAGGCCTGGCTAACCTCCAATTCTCACTTGCGCGAGCTACTGGATGCCCTGCTCGCTGGTCCTCATCGGGGTCCCGCTGGAAGCAACGTCAAGGCCGCGATGCGTACGCCAAGAATGCCAAAGTCCAAGGCCTCAAGAGTCGAGCAGCGTTCAAACTTTTAGAG ATGGATGCCAAGTACAGGTTGTTCAAGAACAATGGGCAGACAGTTGTTGACCTG GGATATGCCCCCGGAAGTTGGTCACAG GTCGCCGTGGATAGGACAAGACCTCATGGTCGAGTAATTGGTATCGATCTCATCCCAGCTCAGCCGCCGCAAGGTGTTGCCACCTTCCAAGGCGACTTCCTCTCTCCAAATGTCCAAGAAATGGTCAAGAACTTCATCCTCGACACTCATAAACGCCCTCCGCCACTGCAGCACGAGGCCGGGCCGAGTGCCTCtgacgaggttgaggcgTCGGAAATTGATCGTCCCAGCTACATCGACATGGAACGGCACGCAAGCTCTGAATCTGGATCATCAGAAGCCTCAGAGTCAGGCACATCGAGTCAACGTCTTGTAGAT GTTGTTCTAAGTGACATGTCAGCACCCTGGGACCAAACTTCCGGCTTCTACGTGAACAGCTTGAGTAATCCCTATCATAGGTTGATGAACACGAGCGGCAACGCCTTTCGAGATCATGCCGGCAGCATG GATCTGTGTGCCGCCGCCCTCCAGTTTGCTAGCGACACCCTGAAGTCTGGCGGGCACTTTGTCTGCAAGTTTTACCAGGGACCAGAGGATAAAGAATTCGAGAAGAAACTGAAGACTCTGTTTGCTAAGGTCTTTCGAGAGAAGCCAGAGTCTTCAAGAAAG GAGAGTCGGGAATCATACTTTGTTGGGCTACGGAGGAAACCAGGTGTTGTGATAGAGCCGCCCTCCCACATGGACGAGTAG